The following DNA comes from Enterocloster bolteae.
CAGTTTTCAAGGCCTCCGCAGGTACATCCGGCAGACACCACCAGTATATCTCTGGCAATCAGTTTTTTCACCAATTCCACTGTAAATACGTCATGGCCCTTGGCCCGCAGGTTGGAGCAGCCCACAACAGCCGCCACTCCCTTGATGCTTCCGGCAGCGATTAGATCAATCAACGGGGCAAAGCTTCCCCCCAGCGCTCCTTTGAGGGTTCTCTCCGTCACACCTGTAACCGCCTCATTACATCCGTGATCCTGCATGGGATTCTGCCGCTTTCCCGCCCTGCTGCGCCTTACATAGGACGCAATGGCAGCTGCAATTACATTGACGCTTACATCTTCGCGGTCCTCCGGGTGATAGGGCAGGTGCCTGGCTCCCTTTTTCTTTGCCACATCGTCCAGACAGAGCATGGGGATAGAAAGTTCCTCACAGATCGGTTCGATCCCTGGAAGGGAACAGTTAAATTCCGATACCACCAGATCGATGCATCCGGTCAGCAAAACAGCCTCACTGCTGTAATTATTGCCCGCATGCCCGCAGAACACTTTCTCATAACAGCGGCTTCTGGCCTGGAAGTCCTGTCCCACACACGTACATCCCACAATCCGTATACCCCTGGCTCCGGCCCGGTCAGCCATCTCCTTGATTTCCGGATGCTCCATCATCCCGGTCAGGCTGCCGAACATAGAGTGCTGGTGGCCTGTAACCATGATATTGATGCATTCAGGATCGATCACCCGCATTCCCACGGGATCAAACCCTAATTCCGGCTCCCCCATCAGGATATCATTCAGACGGTTGACCAGCACAAGTCCGTATATTCCGGTGGAGATTCCCAGCCGCAGACACTGGGTCAGCATGTCCATTGGATCTGAATTCAGATTGGTGGAAGTTTTCACGATTGCGTTGAATATCTCATCCTTGGCGCCACCCGGAAGAAGCCCCGCATTTTTCCACACCCCGGTCCGCTTAGCATAGGCCAGTTTTTCCGTTAGATGCATGGGTTCCTCATATGGCCTGCGCAGATCCTCCAGCACTGCCTCTGACAGGCGAAGCGCCATTTGGGAATCATCCGCTTCACCAATCCCCAACTCATCGCACAAACGGTGAAGCGCGTCAACTCCCTTTAGCTTCCTTCCGGCTAGAGCTGCCGACTTCAATTCTTTGGCGGCCTGCTCCATCACATGAATATAGCAGCCTGAACCAGCGGCCACCGAGCGCAGGAAATTCCTTGCCGCTATGGTGTCCCTGTCCGCTCCGCATACCCCCTTTGGCCTTGCTTTGGATATACGGCAGGGTCCGTTGGAGCAAAGCCTGCAACAGACGCCGTCCAGGCCAAATCCGCATTTTACCTCCTGCTGCACCATTCTGCGATGGGAATGATCCTCCGGTACTGATTCAAGAAATTCCTGCAGCCGTTTGTCCGCACTGATACACATTGTTTTATCCATATGTCCCTCCTTTATAGATGTATCCATATGGATTCATTATAACATTCTTCCAATGAATGTTATGTGTACGATCCAGACATAAAACCTGGCATTTACAGTTATACAGCCCAAAATCCCTGCATCGCTTGAAAATAAAACATTTGCCTATCCATAGTTTTAAACTATATCCCAAAGGGTCAGCTGTCTATCCGTCAGCTGACCCTTTATCATCCTATAACTCGTTTATTCTTGTATGGAAATTTCCCTGATTGAATATTTAAAGAAATCATTCAGGCATTTCTTTACTTTATTCCTGTCATCCTGATGGAACGAATTCAGTATCTTACAGCGGTAAAACACAGCGCTCTCTTTGGATGATGCCAGAGACAGGATCTTCATGGCCGATTCTTTTCTCATCAGCACCATAATCTGCATCAACCTTGCGTATATACCGTTGCCACACACATCACCCACATATGTATCTATATCTGTCAGCAGCTGACAAAACGCCTCTGCTGTAATTTCCTCTGTCTCCACATCCAGCAGCCTGTCCCTGAATCCATCCAGCCTCTCCAGAATCTCAGGCGTACGGTTATCATAACAGGTCAGATACACTTCCGTCTCGATCAGATTCCTGGCAGCATAGATTTCATCATGCTTGTTCATTTCCTGGTAATACATCCACATGACAGTCTCTTCGGGAACCTTTGTTCCTTCCTCACTGACGAAACTGCCGTCTCCTGGTTTGATGGTCAGCATTCCCACAAGAGAAAGGGCCCTTAACGCCTCCCGTATCCGGCTCCTCGTAACACCAAACAATTCTGCCAGGTCCCTCTCGTTTGGGAGCTTATCACCTGGCTTCAGCTGGCCGGACGTAATCATCCCCGCAATCTGTTCCATAATCTGTTCCGTCAATGTGACTTTCTTTAACGGCTCACATTCCAT
Coding sequences within:
- the cooS gene encoding anaerobic carbon-monoxide dehydrogenase catalytic subunit produces the protein MDKTMCISADKRLQEFLESVPEDHSHRRMVQQEVKCGFGLDGVCCRLCSNGPCRISKARPKGVCGADRDTIAARNFLRSVAAGSGCYIHVMEQAAKELKSAALAGRKLKGVDALHRLCDELGIGEADDSQMALRLSEAVLEDLRRPYEEPMHLTEKLAYAKRTGVWKNAGLLPGGAKDEIFNAIVKTSTNLNSDPMDMLTQCLRLGISTGIYGLVLVNRLNDILMGEPELGFDPVGMRVIDPECINIMVTGHQHSMFGSLTGMMEHPEIKEMADRAGARGIRIVGCTCVGQDFQARSRCYEKVFCGHAGNNYSSEAVLLTGCIDLVVSEFNCSLPGIEPICEELSIPMLCLDDVAKKKGARHLPYHPEDREDVSVNVIAAAIASYVRRSRAGKRQNPMQDHGCNEAVTGVTERTLKGALGGSFAPLIDLIAAGSIKGVAAVVGCSNLRAKGHDVFTVELVKKLIARDILVVSAGCTCGGLENCGLMSRDAAGLAGPGLSQVCRSLGIPPVLNFGPCLAIGRIEAVAGELAGALGVDLPKLPVVVSAPQWLEEQALADGAFALALGFHLHLGLAPFVMGSPVILDVLCNQMEGITGGKLMVETEIDAAAEKIAAVISDKRRGLGLNE
- a CDS encoding FadR/GntR family transcriptional regulator encodes the protein MERESINMECEPLKKVTLTEQIMEQIAGMITSGQLKPGDKLPNERDLAELFGVTRSRIREALRALSLVGMLTIKPGDGSFVSEEGTKVPEETVMWMYYQEMNKHDEIYAARNLIETEVYLTCYDNRTPEILERLDGFRDRLLDVETEEITAEAFCQLLTDIDTYVGDVCGNGIYARLMQIMVLMRKESAMKILSLASSKESAVFYRCKILNSFHQDDRNKVKKCLNDFFKYSIREISIQE